The Planctomycetaceae bacterium genomic interval GCACAGCCAGTGGCACACATCAAAGACACGATGGACATGGCACTAGACACCCTGAGTCGCCTGCATCCGAACTCCGATCAGTTTCATCTTTTCCACCAAACTGTCGGCGGTGAACGGCTTCATGACAAATTCGTCGACGCCCGCCATCAGGGCGCGGGCCATCTGAGCGGGTTCGGTTTCGGTGGTCACCATCACGATCTTCTGATCGCGGTAGGTGTCATCCGCCCGGACCGCCTTTACGAATTCCAGTCCGTTCATCACCGGCATATTCCAGTCGACGAGGATGACCTCGAAGGCGCCGGCTTCCAGAAGTCGGTCGAGACCCTGTTTGCCGTCTTCCGCTTCCGTGACGCGGAAACCCAGCGGAGTCACGATCTTGGTCAGGATCCGTCGCATCGCCCGCGAGTCATCTATGATCAAAGCGTTCATCAGTTGTCTTTCCGCACAACTCCAGGGGACATTTCAAGGTAAGGGTGGACCCTGTCCGGGCGCCATGGCCCGGACAGGATCGACGAAGTACGCAACTTAAATCCTGAATTTCGACACCAGCGTCTGCAGGGACGTGGAAAGTTCGGACAGCTCACCACCCGCCTGCTGCGTGTTGGCGGTTCCTTCCTTCGTGCTGGTTGCCGCCGCAGCCACCTGGCTGATGATCTGAGAAATCTGCGTCGTGCCGGTATTGGCTTCCGACACTCCGCGGGAGATTTCCTGAGTCGTGGCGGTCTGTTCTTCCACGGCCGAAGCGATCGTGCTGGAAACCGAACTGATCTCATTGATGATTTCGGTGATCTCACCAATCGCGATCACAGATCCTTCGGTGTCCGCCTGGATGGCTTCAATCCGCCGGCTGATGTCTTCCGTGGCTTTGGCGGTTTCCTTGGCCAGTTCCTTGACTTCGTTGGCGACGACGGCGAACCCCTTGCCGGCTTCCCCGGCCCGTGCCGCTTCGATGGTCGCGTTCAGAGCCAGCAGGTTGGTCTGTTCGGCGATCGAGTTGATCACTTTCACAACCTTGCCGATTTCGGCACTGCTGGAACCCAGGCTGGTGACCGTCGAGTTCGTGCGATCGGCAACCTCGACAGCCTTGCGGGCGATCGACGCTGCTTCCGTTGCACTGCGGGCGATTTCGCGAATCGACGCGTTCATCTGCTCGATACCGGCGGCAACCGTCTGCACGTTATGACTGACCTGTTCCGAAGTCGCCGAGGCGGTCGTTGCCTGCATGGACGTGCTGTCTGCCGTCCGCTGCATTTCCGACGCGGTCACGGTCAACTCCGAAGACGCAGCACTGAGCGTTTGAGCGTTTTCGGCAATGTCCTTCATGCTGAGCCGCAGGTCGGTCAGCAGTTTTTCGACACCCGTTGCCAACTGGCCCACGGCGTCACTGCCCTTGGCAGGCATTTCGACGGTCAGGTCACCCTTTGCCGCAGCCGCGACAACCGTGAGCAACTGGTCGACCTTCTGCTGCATTTCTTCGGCAAGCTGCCGTTCCCGCTCGATGCCGTCCTGCACGGCCTTTTCACTGGCAAGCTTTTGAGTCACGCATTCCCAGTTCACCAGAGTCCCTGCGAATTTGCCCTCCAGATCTGTAATGCGGCTGGCCTGCAACGCGAACGATTCAGGACCAACCTGTATCGTGACCTCATGCGGGAAGTTCTTCGCGTTTGCAATCAGATCCCGTTGATGCTGCGGCTTCCTGTGGAACACATCGATTGACTGTCCAATGATCTGCTCGGCCTTGACCGGCATGTGGGATTCCACTTTCGCAAGCAGTCGGACGGCGGCGGTGTTCACAAACGTGATGACGTTGCCCTTGTCTGCAAACATCATGGCAGCTGATGCGTTATCCATCATCGCACGAACCTTCGCGTTCTCCACTGCTGCCTGCTTTTGCTCGGTAATGTCGGCAGCGTACTTCACGACCTTCACCGGCTTGTTGTTCGCGTCGAAGATCGGGTTGTAGGAGGCCTGAATCCAGATCTCCTTTCCACCCTTGCCGAATCGCTTGAACTCATCCGCCTTGAATTCTCCGTTCCGGAGGTCGGCCCAGAACTTCTTGTAATCAGAGCTGGCCGCGTACGATTCCTCGACGAATATCCGATGATGGCGGCCCTGGATTTCTTCCAGTTCGAAGCCGACCGTCTTCAGGAAGTTCTCATTGGCGGTGAGGATCGTGCCGTCCAGGTCAAACTCAATCACGGCCTGTGATCGGTTGATGGCACTGATCTGACCGTCGTTGTCGGCGGCTTTGTCGACAAACGCAGTCAGCTCATCCAGCATCTTGTTCAGAGCGCGGGACATCCGACCAAAGTCGCCCTTCACGTGTGTCGAAACTTTCCTGGAGTAATCGCCTTTGGTCGCTGCTTCCAGCGATGCCGTCGCGGCCGATACGACATTGCCGACGCGACGGGCGTACAGCCAGGCAGCCACACCGATCACCAGCAGAGTCGCCAGGAATGTGTACCGTGACGCGGTACGCAGACTGTTTGCAGTGGCCAGGGCCTCGCTGCAGTCGACACGAACCAGCACATTCCACTTCATTCCCGGAAATCCGAGTGCTCCCCGCAGCGGAGCGTAACCGGCGGTCTGGTCGATTCCCTTGCGGGCATGGTACGAACGCGTGAGGCTTCCGGCTTCGCCGTCGACAACCCGTGTCGCCGCCTCGACGCCTTTCTCCACCAGATTGAACTTCGCGATGATGTCCATATCCCGCACGATCTTGTCCGTCCCGCGAACCGACGGATCGCAGTCCACGATGACGCGGCCCTGGTCATCCAGCAGCGTCAGTTCCGCCGATGCACGGCCCCGCTGTTTCAGTTCGGTATAAGACGCGAAGACGATTTCTTCGACGACGCTGAACTTCGTCACGTTTTTCCAGATGGCGACAACTTCGCCATTTTCGTCACGCACCGGTGCCGTGAATCCCAGGGCCAGGCCTTCGTCGGCATAGACTGCCTTCACGTTCTCGTCGACGTGCAGATGCTCGACAACGGTTCCCGTGAAGCTGCCGTCTTCTGATTCGTAGAATTTCCCCTGAATCGCCCTGCGGAACCAATCCGCATCGGCGAACGACTGCGAGTACAGGTGCTTCGTATCGATCGGTTTTCCGTCGCTGTCTCGACTGTTGACAGCAACCACTCGTCCGGTGGTGTCGACCAGAAGCGTGAAATAGTAAACGTCATACAGGTCAACGTACTGATTCATGGCCCGAACCAGCGGGTTGTCTTCGCTCGGATTGCCCCAGTTGTCCTGATTCCGGGTGGCCGGGTTGACTCCGAACGCCTGCACATCGCCGTAGCGTTCGAAGAGATTGCGATCGATCTTGTTGGCAATTCCTTCGGCGATTGTCCGGTATTCGTTGGCCGTGTCTCCGGCCATCTTGTCAGCGGCTCGCCAGTTGACGTAGCTCATGATGCTGAGCGGAAGGACGGCAAACCCCAGGCACATCGCAGTCAGCGTTGTCCGAAACGACACGTTCTCGAGTTTCATTTTCAGTTCCTTTCAGAATTGGCGATCAGCCGACGGCTGACTGTTGGTTGAGACATTGTTGGTTGAGACAGGGAAAGCGATGTGATGCCGACGGCAAAAGTGGCTTTCTTCGGCGGTCGTTTACTGCGGTGAAGCGTCAATGACGCGGTCTGTGTCGAGAATCAGCAGCAACTGACCTTTCAGTTTGTAGGCCCCGCGAATGAAGTCGCGCAGCACACCCCGGAGAGTCTCCGGAGCCCGTTCGAAGTCCTGCGGCACTGTTTCAATGACGTCAGAGATCCGGTCCACCAGCAGACTGACGGCGCCTTCCCTGCTTCGTACGACAACATTCAGAGGCTGCTGTTCGGTATCCGCCGCCGGCAGACCGAACCGCTGTCGCAGGTCCAGCGCCGTGACGATCTGGCCTCGCAGATTCATCAGCCCGCGCACCACCGGCGGCACCAGCGGTACTCGTGTCATGCGCTGGTAACGCAGCACCTCGTGGACCTTGGACACTTCGATGCCCAGGTACAGGTCAGCAAGGTGGAACGTGCAATAGGATTCAGTCATGTTCATGGACAGGGTTCTCGATATGTGAACTCAGTGTTCGGGTTCCTCAGGCAACAGCGTCCTGTTCAAAGAAGTCCGGAAATGTGCGGCGGACAAGGGATTCCAGGTTGACCAGTTCCGTCACCCGACCCTGCACGACAAGCTGGCCGGACGAAGCTTTGGACAGGCTGTCATCCAGAGTCTGTTCCACGATGTCGATGATCCGTCCCACAACAATGCCCACGCTGTGCAGACCGGTGGTGTAAACAACGACCGGCACACGACCGGTGTCCTCCGCCGAAGTCGCGCCGAAGCCGCCTCCGGACAGCCGCAGCAGCGGCATGATGCGACCGCGATACTGCACGACTTCGCTGCCGCCCGACTGCTCGATGTCCGACGGTGCGAATTCTTCCAGGCGGGCCACCATCGACAGCCGGACGGCGACACGCGTGCCGTTTCCGGGATCCACCACAAGCAGTGACTGCTGTGAGCCGGCCGCTTCGGACCGAGCCTTCTCATTCGCACCTTTCAGAGCCTGATCATGGTGCTCCGAAAGCACGTTGCCGATGCGAGCCAGTCCGATCACATCCAGGATCAGTGCGACGGAACCGTCGCCCATGATCGTCGATCCGGCGTAGGCCGCGATTCCCTTCAGATGCTGCCCCAGCGGCTTGACGACAATTTCCTGGGTGTCGGTAATGGAATCGACCACCAGACCGAACTGCCGGTGTTCCGCCTGCAGCACAACGATGTTGACGGTCTCGTCCGCGGTATGCTCCCGACCGGCGTGCTTTGTCAGCCCAAGCTGCTCATCCAGATAAACCAGCGGCAACAGATCGCCGCGAAGCCGATACACCGGGACGTCATGAATGAACTCGATTTCCTGCGCGGCGCGGGCTCCGTCAAGCCGGACCAGTTCCAGCAGACTGACCTGAGGAATGGCGTACTGGTCTCCGCCGGTGCGGACGATCAGCGCCGGCACGATCGCCAGTGTGAGCGGAATCTTGATTCGCAGCGTCGTTCCGTGGCCCGACTTGCTCTGAATGTCAAGACTGCCGCCGATTTGCTCCACGTTGGTTTTGACCACGTCCATGCCGACACCGCGGCCTGAGACGTTGGTGACTTTTGCGGCTGTTGAGAATCCCGGCAGCAGAATGAGCTGCACGGCCTCGCGGTCGCCCATCGCCTCGGCCTGCTCTTCGGAGATCAGTCCCTTGTCCACAGCCTTCGCACGGACTCGATCGACGTTGATTCCGCCGCCGTCATCGATGATCTCGATGTTGACCTGACCGCCTTCGTGGTAGGCACGCAGCAGTAGTGTTCCTTCTTCCGGCTTGCCTGCCGCAGCGCGGTCTGCCGGTGATTCGATGCCGTGGTCGACCGAATTGCGGACAATGTGTGTCAGCGGATCCTTGATCGCTTCCAGAATGGTTTTGTCAAGCTCCGTGTCCGCACCTTCCATCTTGACCTGAACGTTCTTGCCGCAGGCGTGGGACAGGTCCCGGACGACACGCGGCAGCTTGCTCCACGCGTTGCGGATCGGCTGCATGCGGGTCTTCATCACGCCTTCCTGCAGCTCCGTGGTGATCAGATTGACTCGCTGCGACGCCGACGAAAGCGCGGGGTCATCCGTCAACTGACTGAACTGCAGAATCTGGTTGCGGGCCAGGACCAGTTCGCCGACAAGGTTCATCAGCCGGTCGAGCAGCTCCACATCGATGCGGATCGTGGAATCGGCAACGGACGACTGACGGCCGTTCGATTCACCGGACGAAGGTGCCGCGGATTCGACAGAGGCCGAAACTGGTTTCCTGGCAGGTGTCCGAGCGGCCGCGGGCGTGGCTTCTTCCGCCGGTGCAGATTCCGCAGCGGTCGCCGTGGCGAGTTCTGGTTCGTCGGTCGCTTCAGCAGCCTTCGACTTGTTGCCGGCCGATTTCTTTGCCGGGCTGGTTTTCTTTGCGGTTGCTTTCCTGCGGGAGGCTCGCTTTTTCGGAGCGGCTTTCGACGTGGATTTCGGTGCGGCAAGTTCGTTGACGACATCCAGCACTTCCGCGTCAGTCAGCGAACCGGTGTCGTCGGCTTCCGGTTCCGTCAGCGTGGCCGTCGCGGTCTGCGGCGGTTCGGCTTCGGCAGCGGTCCCGGATTTCAGCAGCGATTCCAGCTTTGCCGTCAGCGGTGCAAAGTCGGTATCACCTTCGGCTCCCTCCGCTTCGATATGGCTCAGGATCTCTCGGATGGCGTCGACCATCCCCAGAAGTCCGTCAGCGATTTCCGCAGTCAGCCGCAGCTCGCCGTCGCGCAGAGGAACCAACAGGTTTTCACCCACATGGGCGACGCGTTCCAGCTTCGGCAGTGCCAGAAATCCGGAGGTGCCTTTGATGGTGTGCACCGTTCGAAAGATGCTCGCCAGCCGGTCACGATCGTCCGGCGCGTCTTCCAGCGCCACCAGGTCGCGGTCGAGCTGATCGAGCGATTCGTAACTCTCGACCAGAAATTCCTTGATGACTTCGTCAAAGCCTTCCACAGTTCACCTCTCCACAGCGGCAGTGTCCGGGCACCGTTAATCGGAGAGGTCACGCTGACCGGTTACCTCTCCGCAGTTTCTCTGGATTCACCGACACGATCGAATGCGCGGACGCCGGCTTGCCGCAGCGGTTGTCGAAACGCAACAGAAGTTGCGGGCGACCAACGCACAGGACGGATTGCAGCGATTGCGCGGAACGAACCGGTTCGAAACCTTCGCGCAGAGGCAATCGCGCGGCGGTTAAGCAAACGGAAGGATGCGTCTCAGCGTTCGATGAAGCGAACCGCGTTGCCGACACCGTCTTCGCTGCGAATCTGCTGCCCCAGCTGCACAGCGCGGGCGGTCATCGCAGCGTCGGTCGTGATCTGCCGGATCGCGGCAATCAACTTTCCTGGTGTCAGCCGCCTTTGCGGAATCGGGGCGGGAGCAACCCCCAGTGACTGCATCGTTTTCCCCCAGAACGGCTGGTCGCCGAAAAACGAGCAGATGAACTGCGGACGACCGGATCGAAGCGCCGCAGCAGTGGTCCCGCATCCGCCGTGGTGGACGACGGCGGCGCACCTTTCGAACAGCCAGTCATGCGGAGCCGCGTCGATCGCAAGCATGGAGTCCGGTAATTCCATCCCGCTCGGATCCAGTCCTCCCCAGCCGCGAGCCACGATCGCTCGCACGCCGGCGGCTCTGACCGCTTCCACAATCATGCGCGTCACGCGCGACGGGTCGCGGCCAAAGATGCTGCCGAATCCGAAATACACCGGAGGTGATCCCGCCGACAGAAACGACTCCAGCTCCGCCGAAGGCTGCCAGTCAGCAGCCCGATCGAGGAACCAGTAGCCGGTTACTGTCGCAGTTTCCGGCCAGTCGTCGGGCTGCGGAATGACGCTGGGGCTGAACGCGTGAATCGCCGGAATGACTTCGCCGTCGCCGCGCTTCAGAAAGTCGCGGCCGCTTCGGCGCGCCATCCCGTTCGCCACTCGCCAGGCGTTGATGTGCTTTCGAGTTGCCAGCCACGTGACGCGGTTGATGAGCTTCACCGTCATGCGGTTGTACCAGCGACCGAGCGGCAGTCCGGGAAATCCCATCGCCGGAAAGTCACCGGTCGGCACATAGATTGGCAGGTAGAACGCGAACATGCACGGTATCTGCAGCCGTTCCGCGAAGTCGGCCGATCCAAGCGCCTTCGGATGAAACAGAATCAGATCCGGCTGAACTTCCTGAGTCGCCTTCCAGGCATCGTCGATCTGACGCCGCAGCATCGGACCGACTTTGGGAAGCAGCCTGCGTCCGGTCTGAATCGCTTCCCACAGATTGCCCGTGTGTTCCATCGCGATGCGCCCGTCATCGGAACGCATGAACTCCAGCTGTTCATTGTTGATGAAGGCATAGTTCAGACCGTGATCTGATATAAAGCTTTCGAACTCCGCGCACGTGCCGATTGTGACATCGTGCTGATGCTGCTGAAGACGCATTCCCAGCGCGACATAAGGCTGAACGTCTCCGCGACTGCCGATTGTCAGAATCAGAATCTTCATTCCCCGGGTTCTATGCCCTGGACCGGGTCACCACAAACGGGTTACGGAAATGAAAACAGCGACATTCGCACTTCTCGCGCTGACGCTTGCCGCGCCTTCGTGCCTCGCCGGCGGACGAATCACGGTTCGCATAGAAGACGGCAGCGGCAACGTGACCCCCGCGCGAGCCTGGGTGGACGCAGGCGGTGAGCGCCTGTTTCAGCCGGCCGCTCCCGAAACCACAACGCCCTACGCGCGCGACCGCAGCTTCAGTTGCGACGGAACGTTCACCATGGACGTGCCGGCCGGAAAGGCTGTGATCCACGTCGAAAAGGGAAAGGAGTTTCTGCCGATCGACGTTGAGGTCGAAGTCAGCGAAGGATCTGCCGTCGAACAAACAATTCACCTGGAACGCTGGGTCGATATGCCGGACGCAGGCTGGTACTCGGCGGACCTTCACGTGCATCTGGGCTACGACGATCTGCGCGTTCTGAAACAACTGGCTCTGGCTGACGACGTCCACCTGACTCCGTCGTTCACGTACTGGCTGCGCGGCACCGAGGACGCATGGCATGCCGAATGGCCTTCCGACGAATTTCGTCGGCCGATTTCAATTGACAGCCGGCACGTCGTGACCCGCAACAACATCGAGATCGAACGCATCCACTTCAATGCCGAGCCCGGTGCGTCCGTCGGAGCCACGTTTCTGTACAACCTGAATCGTCCGGTCTCAGTGGCACGGTTTGGCGAATACTTCCCGACCGACGCCGATCTGTGCCGTATCGCAAGAATGGATTCACCGGATTCGGTCTTCGACTGCGACAAGCCATCATGGGCCGAAACCGTCATCGGCGCGGCTCTGGGACAGCTCGACACCGTTCAGGTCTGCCATAATCACTATCACCGCCTGGCAACGATCACGGGCGGCTTCGGCATGATCGGCCCGCTGGCTGCCGGCGAGTCGAACTCGCATCTCGGCGACGGCCTGTTTCACCGCACCAACAGCCTGTACTACCGGCTGCTGAACTGCGGGTTTCGACTGGGAGTCTCCGGCGGTTCGGCGATCGGAGTCATGCCGGTACCGACAGGCTACAACCGCGTCTACGCGAAAATCGAAGGACCGCTGACGCCGGAGAAATTCTGGGACGCGGTCAAGAACGGTCGGACGTTTGCCACGTCAGGCCCGATGCTGACACTGACGGCAAACGGCGAAGACGTCGGTTCGACGCTGGCGATTGATTCGTCGACGAAACAACTCGTGTCTGTTGCGGCCACCGTCCGGTCGATCGAATCACTGGAAGCACTGCAGATCATTCATGACGGAACTGTCGTCGAGACCCGCGATCTTCGGCAGGAGTCCGGCGATCCGGTTATCGCTGACGAGATGGAATTTCAGGTGACCCCGCGGCGCAGTGGCTGGATCGCGGCACGCGTGCTGTATCGAGCTCCGGACGGACTGTTGCGGCAGGCGCATACCAGCCCGATCTATCTTTCCGTCGACGGCAAACCCACGGCGTCGGCCAGGGATGCTCGCTACATGCTGCGGTGGATTGAGCGGCTGGCGGAGATCGCCATGTCGGGCGGGGATCGATTCCCGGACACCGACACTCGCGACGCCGTGCTGGCAACCTACGCCGAGGCAAGCGCGCGTTACGGGCAAATCATCGATTCCGCCACAGAACACTGGGGCGACTGAACCCGCCGGCACGTTGCAACAGTCGGGGAGCGTCGGGCCGATCACACGCCGTTCAGTAGCCGCCGGCACGTCCCGGCGTCCGATCGCCTGCAACAATCAGCCGGTGGCGACTTTCGGGCGGATGGATAAAATGCCGGCATGAAACGAAACCGCGAAAACGCTTCTACGCCGACAGAAGCCATCACAGTTCCGCCCGATTGGCTTGCGGAGTTTGAAGCGGCCGCCCGGCGACCGCTGGAACAGCGGTTTCGCTATGCCTTTATCAAGACGTACAAGCCGGTGATGGATGACGCCGAATATCGTTCGTTCGACACGATGGCGGAATATCGTCAGTGGTGTGAAGAAAACCTGCCGGACTGGCTGGGCTATGGCCGCGTTTGAATTGGATGACACCGGATTCTCAAGCCCAGTCTTCAACGACCAGGCCGGGGACGCGGGCAAATTCGCTGGTGTTTGACGTCACCATGACAGCTCCGACCGCCATGGCTGTAGCGGCGATGAGCATATCATTCGGACCGATGAGATTGCCCGCTTGTTCCAAATGCAGGCGGATCGAGGCATAGTGATCGGCGGCATCGCCCGAAAATGGAACTCTGCGGAACGGCGACAGCACGTGGTCAACCCGCTTCCGTTCAGCGGCAGGGTCAACGCTTTTGAGACACCCAAACAGCAGTTCTGCACGGACGATCTCAGGAATCCTGATGTCGCTGACTCGACAGGATCTGAGCCTGGCGACAACCCTGTCGTGATTTTGCAGGACAGCAATCACAATGTTGGTGTCGAGGCAATACGTCATGATCGGACGATTCACCCGGCGTTCTACGAATCCAGCGAAACGTCGTCCAGCGGGATTTCGACTTCAGGCGGGCACTCGATCAGCGACTCTCCAAAGCCGGCGATCGTTTCGAAGTAGCCATCCGGCCACTCGGCCGTTCCCTGCACGGCATCCTTCAAACGCTTTTCAGCCCAGGCAATGACCGAACATCCTTCTGATCGCGCCGTCCGTTCAATGGCGTCGAAAGTCCTGCCGTCGAAAGATATCGTCAATCTGACCATGTTAGTCGTCCTCGCGACGGACCAGCCGGTCGCATAACAGGATTCAGCTTCGCGCTCACGACGCGTCGGCTTGCCCGCGAGGCTCTTCAACCAGCGGAAACGACAGCGCTGATTGCCAGTATCGAGGCACAGGCTATTACTGTCAATGTGCTTGCGCCGTTGTGTACGGCAGGTTCACACCGGCAACCGGTCATCCTTTGGCTGTCCGAAGCGGACGGTGTTATCGAGGGCGTCGGATTCGTTGCCGCCAGGGACGCTACTCAGTGCTAGATCTGCATTGTGGTGTACAACGACTGACAGGTCGCTTCGCACGCGAACTCGATCCGTCACCGTCACGATCAATCAGGCCATTCACGCAAACAACGGTCCGCGTCCGGCGGCGCGGCGGGCGTCGGCGGCCTGGCCGGAATGGAACGACACGTGTGAACACATCGCCGCAAAGCAGGCTCCAATCGTCGCGAACGCCGGGCCAAGTTCCTTCGGTGCATGGCTGGGCTGATCGAGATCGCTGTCGTCAAGCGTGTCCAGATGCGCCAGCGTGGCAGCGCGGATTGCTGCGAACTTGATGAACAGTTCGTCCATCGTCGGTTGCCCGTTCGTGTCCGTCATCGGCACCGAAGTCATCGCGAACTGTTCGAGTTCCGGAAAACGGTTCGGCCGGCCCAGAATGAAGCCGTCCAGCAGATCACTTTCCGATCGAACAAGATGCCCGAGTAACCACAGTGGATGATTGCCTCCGTTCGGCGCGGGCTGAGTCAGCGGCGCATCGCTCATGTCGCCGAGCAGCTTCTCCGCCCAGGCTTTGCTGTTGTGCAGCGACATCCGGATGAAGTCGATCGAATTCATCGCTACGCCTCTTCCGCCATTTCCGTCAGCACATCACCGACCACGTCCAGACCTTCAGACAGCTCGTCGCGAGTAATGTTCAGCGCGGGCAGAAGGCGAACGACCGTGTCGGACGTGGCATTCAGCAGGACACCGCGTTCCATCGCCTTGCCGACAGCGGGAGTGCTGGGAATTGTCAGGTCGATGCCGATCATCATGCCGCAGATTCGCAGTTCTTTGATGATGGGCAGCGTTTCCTGAAGCTGCTGCAACTGTGTTCGAGCGAATTCGGCGTTGTCCTGGACATGATCCAGCAGACCTTCGGCTTCGATGGTCTCACCCGTAGCGAGACCGGCTGCCATCGCCAGCGAGTTCCCGCCGAAAGTGCTGGCGTGCATTCCCGGACGCAGGTCACCGGCGAATTCGTCGCGGGCAATCATTGCACCGCACGCGACTCCTCCGGCAAGTCCCTTCGCCATGGTCATCACGTCCGGCTGGACTCCCGTTTGCTGATAGCCGAACCATGTTCCCGTGCGGCCCATGCCGGTCTGTACTTCGTCAAAGATCAGCAACAGACCCTGTTCGTCACACAGGTCTCGCAGCGCCTGGAGGAAACCCGGCTGAGGAATTCGCACTCCGCCTTCGCCCTGCACCGGTTCGATCATGATCGCGCAGGTTTCGTCGTCGACCAGACGTTTGACGCCTTCGATGTCGTCCATCGCGGCGTAACGGAACCCGGCCATCAGCGGCCCGAGTCCTTCGTGGTACTTCGGCTGAGCAGTCGCGGTGAGCGCTCCCAGCGTGCGTCCGTGGAAGCCTCGTTCAAACGTAATGATGCGGTAACGTCCCTGAGCCGAACCGTGCAGTCGCGCCAGTTTGATGGCGGCTTCGTTGGCTTCAGCTCCGCTGTTGCAGAAGAAGGCTTTCCCGAAACTTCGCGTACAAAGGAATTCGGCAAAGCGGCCCTGTTCCTCGATGTACCACGTGTTGGGAATATGAATCAACTGAGCCGCCTGTTCCTGAATGGCTCGCACAACGGCGGGCGGCGAATACCCCAGAATGTTGCATCCCCAGCCGGGAAACAAATCCAGAAAGCCGCGTCCTTCCGCATCCCACACGCGCGACCCTTCGCCTCGCACCAGCGACACCGGATACCGGCGGTAGTTGGGAATCACGTACTGGTCAAACAGCTCGATCGTGGACTGGCTGCTGAGAGAAGCCACTGTGGTCATGCGAAGTTCTCCGGGTCGGAATCACAAATTTCGCGGCAGCATATCACCGCCAGGAAACGCGAGCGAGCGCAACAGGGCACCGGCGTCTGGTCGGTCGCCAGGCGCGCGAAAGGTCGGCTCGTGAGCAGACACGCCAGCCGCTGGCGGGTTCGCAGATCATGGCGCATCGCGGCAGCTGCGCGACTTGCAGACAGCGTCCGTCACTTCCGCAGGACGAATTTCTGAGCACGTTTGCCGATGATGTCGCCCAGATAGATGTTGCCCTTTGAATCCAGCGCGATCGCGTGAACCCAGTTGACGTCGCCGGGTTGTTCGGCTCCGTCGGTCCCCTTCGGAACGGTCCACAACTGCTGCAGCCTGCCGGATGGGTGAAAGCTCATCAGCACCTGATCCTTCGGCGGGCAGCTCAGCGGAGCACCGGGGTAGTCCGGGTCGTCGCGCCACGGCATCGGCGAACAGCCGCAGACCCAGATATCGTCGCTGTCCGTGACCCAGAATCCCCACGGCACAACCACGTTCGTCCAACTGTCCAGCAGTCTTCCGTCCAGGTTGAAGACCTGCACCCGGGCATTGTTGCGGTCGGCCACGTAGACGCGATCTGTGCTGTCGATCGCGATGGCGTGCGGCAGGCTGAATTCCAGCGGGCCGACACCCAGTTTTCCCCAGGCCTTCACAAAGTTGCCCTCTGCGTCGAAATGGACAACGCGGTTGTTGCCGTAGCCATCGGACACATAAATGTCGCCATTGGAAGCGAACGCCATATCGGTGG includes:
- a CDS encoding glycosyltransferase → MKILILTIGSRGDVQPYVALGMRLQQHQHDVTIGTCAEFESFISDHGLNYAFINNEQLEFMRSDDGRIAMEHTGNLWEAIQTGRRLLPKVGPMLRRQIDDAWKATQEVQPDLILFHPKALGSADFAERLQIPCMFAFYLPIYVPTGDFPAMGFPGLPLGRWYNRMTVKLINRVTWLATRKHINAWRVANGMARRSGRDFLKRGDGEVIPAIHAFSPSVIPQPDDWPETATVTGYWFLDRAADWQPSAELESFLSAGSPPVYFGFGSIFGRDPSRVTRMIVEAVRAAGVRAIVARGWGGLDPSGMELPDSMLAIDAAPHDWLFERCAAVVHHGGCGTTAAALRSGRPQFICSFFGDQPFWGKTMQSLGVAPAPIPQRRLTPGKLIAAIRQITTDAAMTARAVQLGQQIRSEDGVGNAVRFIER
- a CDS encoding CehA/McbA family metallohydrolase, with translation MKTATFALLALTLAAPSCLAGGRITVRIEDGSGNVTPARAWVDAGGERLFQPAAPETTTPYARDRSFSCDGTFTMDVPAGKAVIHVEKGKEFLPIDVEVEVSEGSAVEQTIHLERWVDMPDAGWYSADLHVHLGYDDLRVLKQLALADDVHLTPSFTYWLRGTEDAWHAEWPSDEFRRPISIDSRHVVTRNNIEIERIHFNAEPGASVGATFLYNLNRPVSVARFGEYFPTDADLCRIARMDSPDSVFDCDKPSWAETVIGAALGQLDTVQVCHNHYHRLATITGGFGMIGPLAAGESNSHLGDGLFHRTNSLYYRLLNCGFRLGVSGGSAIGVMPVPTGYNRVYAKIEGPLTPEKFWDAVKNGRTFATSGPMLTLTANGEDVGSTLAIDSSTKQLVSVAATVRSIESLEALQIIHDGTVVETRDLRQESGDPVIADEMEFQVTPRRSGWIAARVLYRAPDGLLRQAHTSPIYLSVDGKPTASARDARYMLRWIERLAEIAMSGGDRFPDTDTRDAVLATYAEASARYGQIIDSATEHWGD
- a CDS encoding type II toxin-antitoxin system VapC family toxin, whose protein sequence is MTYCLDTNIVIAVLQNHDRVVARLRSCRVSDIRIPEIVRAELLFGCLKSVDPAAERKRVDHVLSPFRRVPFSGDAADHYASIRLHLEQAGNLIGPNDMLIAATAMAVGAVMVTSNTSEFARVPGLVVEDWA
- a CDS encoding DinB family protein, which translates into the protein MNSIDFIRMSLHNSKAWAEKLLGDMSDAPLTQPAPNGGNHPLWLLGHLVRSESDLLDGFILGRPNRFPELEQFAMTSVPMTDTNGQPTMDELFIKFAAIRAATLAHLDTLDDSDLDQPSHAPKELGPAFATIGACFAAMCSHVSFHSGQAADARRAAGRGPLFA
- a CDS encoding aspartate aminotransferase family protein, with product MTTVASLSSQSTIELFDQYVIPNYRRYPVSLVRGEGSRVWDAEGRGFLDLFPGWGCNILGYSPPAVVRAIQEQAAQLIHIPNTWYIEEQGRFAEFLCTRSFGKAFFCNSGAEANEAAIKLARLHGSAQGRYRIITFERGFHGRTLGALTATAQPKYHEGLGPLMAGFRYAAMDDIEGVKRLVDDETCAIMIEPVQGEGGVRIPQPGFLQALRDLCDEQGLLLIFDEVQTGMGRTGTWFGYQQTGVQPDVMTMAKGLAGGVACGAMIARDEFAGDLRPGMHASTFGGNSLAMAAGLATGETIEAEGLLDHVQDNAEFARTQLQQLQETLPIIKELRICGMMIGIDLTIPSTPAVGKAMERGVLLNATSDTVVRLLPALNITRDELSEGLDVVGDVLTEMAEEA
- a CDS encoding peptidyl-alpha-hydroxyglycine alpha-amidating lyase family protein codes for the protein MSRHLLLLAMIAGLQAGLVSGSAKAQNAVADRVEKKAVEDELPPYPRINPTPWYEVDPGWPKKPAEFVWEAMPGIAVDADDNVWTFTRSSPPIQVYRPDGSLLKSWGDDTIETAHHIKIDDDGNIWIADIGKHIIRRFTPDGTVLQTIGTEGVAGEDETHLNQPTDMAFASNGDIYVSDGYGNNRVVHFDAEGNFVKAWGKLGVGPLEFSLPHAIAIDSTDRVYVADRNNARVQVFNLDGRLLDSWTNVVVPWGFWVTDSDDIWVCGCSPMPWRDDPDYPGAPLSCPPKDQVLMSFHPSGRLQQLWTVPKGTDGAEQPGDVNWVHAIALDSKGNIYLGDIIGKRAQKFVLRK